From the Bombus vancouverensis nearcticus chromosome 3, iyBomVanc1_principal, whole genome shotgun sequence genome, one window contains:
- the Secp43 gene encoding tRNA Selenocysteine associated protein isoform X1 has protein sequence MSGPMVLCQLWMGGLEPYMTESFIMNAFHKMGEQPQTVKVMRNRYTGEPAGYCFVHFPTDEMALDAMHKLNGKVIPGSNPAVRFRLNHASTTGKPTTEREFSIWVGDLSTDVDDYSLYRAFAAKYNSIRTAKVILDSSGFSKGYGFVRFANEEEQKNSLVTMNGYRGLGTKSLKICNAVPRPWNKLSGSTPPQSSSEYTPSNLNSDAYNYYDTSSYWNSYSAWQQGYYESEPTSDGYNSYISDQKPEEDELELIEHSVPIDIDKLNREIIEQDYNLWDALESSKWIPCDTLELCY, from the exons ATGTCTGGACCTATGGTATTATGTCAATTATGGATGGGTGGC TTAGAACCATATATGACAGAAAGTTTTATAATGAATGCTTTTCATAAAATGGGAGAACAACCACAAACAGTTAAAGTAATGAGAAACCGTTACACTGGTGAACCTGCAGGTTATTGCTTTGTACATTTTCCAACTGACGAAATGGCACTTGATGCAATGCATAAATTAAATGGCAAAGTGATACCTGGTTCAAATCCA GCTGTAAGATTCCGATTAAATCATGCTAGTACCACAGGAAAACCAACAACAGAAAGAGAATTTAGTATTTGGGTTGGAGATTTATCAACAGATGTAGATGATTATTCTTTATATAGAGCATTTGCTGCTAAATATAATTCAATTAGAACAGCAAAAGTAATTTTAGACAGTTCTGGATTTAGTAAAGGATATGGTTTTGTCAGATTTGCTAATGAAGAAGAGCAGAAGAATAGTTTAGTTACTATGAATGGATATAGAGGATTAGGAacaaaatcattaaaaatttgCAATGCTGTTCCAAGGCCTTGGAATAAATTATCAGG GTCAACACCTCCACAATCATCATCAGAATATACACCATCAAATTTAAATTCAGATGCTTACAATTACTATGACACATCATCTTACTGGAACAGTTACAGTGCATGGCAACAAGGTTATTATGAAAGTGAACCTACATCAGATGGATATAATAGCTATATATCTGATCAAAAACCTGAAGAAGATGAATTGGAATTAATTG aaCATTCTGTTCCCATAGACATTGATAAACTTAATAGAGAAATAATAGAACAAGATTATAACTTGTGGGATGCATTAGAAAGTTCAAAATGGATACCATGTGATACCTTAGAATTATGTTATTAA
- the Bdp1 gene encoding transcription factor TFIIIB component B'' homolog Bdp1 → MKRARIKAMVTVPTRRKPTQDVSITEDPNSIEHNEKNKDISNDICITSQQISKNVFQETQIQEDDTKDVDDTKKLIHQIQDVGDQKENEELHVDNQCSEYKDDSTKNSEKSMKEIVHSPEVLNTTQINSPIKLTQNRTGFMKPTPKFDNSNRIRRNSIQGSGASTSESEDDSRRLSCTIANHTRNDLTQSTNNTKDAVTNNIKNNLITSKVGQKRRILVSESARKLAEARREFHLKHENKTPDRSKLTMYDLIYYNPVTNPMKKSKDSAISTRRVSECQSEEFQEEENEDDPSSTMPVPQVKVGPNGELIIDEQSLVIEQTNAKKSRKVLAKEAIIDDDNSGSGFYKKRQKSKEWSARETLNFYRALNTIGTDFLLMQSLFPNRTRQEMKIKFKKEEKVNRHLVEKALAYHQEFDTEMLEKSLAAFEASEKELLSIKEKRKQQRMKKNKKSRKRRISKLARSIGIESETDSEEGEEGEGEEEGENEKCGLDSMVYKENTKSNGKYQQTLNKTNKKLYKRPRDEEKLLTERDDVESLSSCNDVDSDTEVYRVRPTRSGRLPKVKRLQGPDINTFDKEKLNYCSNDHEITISSENDAKVTEDLIFDSINSEIHHIDPLKTVIPNIGDVEPGSFVILSKESLEEPGKSVLQVYMVSSDVHP, encoded by the exons atgaAACGAGCACGTATAAAAGCTATGGTTACTGTTCCAACCCGAAGGAAGCCAACTCAAGATGTATCCATTACTGAAGACCCTAATTCAATTGAACACAATgagaaaaataaagatatatctAATGACATTTGTATAACATCAcaacaaatttcaaaaaatgTTTTCCAAGAAACACAAATACAAGAAGATGATACAAAAGATGTAGATGAtacaaaaaaattaatacaccaAATTCAAGACGTGGGAGACCAAAAAGAGAATGAGGAATTACATGTTGATAATCAATGTAGTGAATATAAGGATGACTCTACAAAAAATTCTGAAAAATCTATGAAAGAAATTGTACATTCCCCAGAAGTTTTAAACACAACACAAATTA ATTCTCCTATAAAATTAACACAAAATCGGACTGGTTTTATGAAACCAACACCAAAATTCGATAATAGTAATAGAATACGGAGGAATAGTATTCAAGGGAGTGGAGCAAGTACAAGTGAATCTGAAGATGATAGTAGGAGACTATCATGCACTATTGCTAATCATACTAGGAACGATTTAACGCAATCAACAAATAATACAAAAGATGCAGTTACTAATAATATCaagaataatttaataacatCCAAAGTAGGACAAAAGAGACGTATTTTAGTTTCAGAATCTGCAAGGAAACTAGCAGAAGCTAGAAGAGAATTTCATCTAAAGCATGAAAATAAAACCCCAGATAGAAGCAAACTTACAATGTatgatttaatttattataatcctgTTACTAATCCCATGAAAAAGTCTAAAGACTCTGCCATATCAACAAGAAGAGTCTCAGAATGTCA ATCTGAAGAATttcaagaagaagaaaatgaagatgATCCATCATCCACAATGCCAGTACCTCAAGTAAAAGTTGGACCAAATGGTGAATTAATAATAGATGAACAGAGTCTTGTTATAGAGCAAACTAATGCAAAGAAAAGTAGGAAAGTATTAGCAAAAGAAGCTATTATTGATGATGATAATAGTGGAAGTGGATTTTATAAAAAGCGTCAGAAAAGTAAAGAATGGTCCGCACGAGAAACTTTAAATTTCTATAGGGCATTAAATACAATTGGTACAGACTTTTTGTTGATGCAAAGTCTTTTTCCTAACAGAACGAGACAGGAAATGAAGATAAAatttaagaaagaagagaaagtaaaTAGACATTTGGTTGAAAAAGCTCTTGCATATCATCAAGAATTTGATACTGAAATGCTAGAAAAGTCATTAG CTGCATTTGAAGCTTCAGAGAAAGAACTTTTAAGTATAAAAGAAAAACGTAAACAACAAAGGatgaagaagaataaaaaatcaAGGAAACGACGAATAAGTA aaTTAGCACGCAGTATTGGGATTGAAAGCGAGACTGATAgtgaagaaggagaagaaggagaaggtgaagaagaaggagagaATGAAAAATGCGGCTTGGATTCAATGGTATacaaagaaaatacaaaatcaAATGGCAAATATCAACAAACATTAAATAAGACAAATAAAAAACTTTATAAAAGACCAAGAGATGAGGAAAAGTTATTGACGGAAAGAGATGACGTAGAATCATTAAGTTCATGTAACGATGTTGACAGTGATACTGAAGTTTATCGTGTAAGACCAACAAGATCTGGAAGATTACCAAAAGTAAAAAGATTACAGGGACCTGATATAAATACGTTTGATAAGGAAAAGTTAAATTACTGCTCTAATGATCATGAAATTACAATTTCATCAGAAAATGATGCTAAAGTTACAGAGGATTTAATTTTTGACAGTATTAATTCAGAAATTCATCATATAGATCCTCTTAAAACAGTTATACCAAATATCGGCGACGTAGAACCAGGATCCTTTGTTATTTTGTCAAAAGAATCTTTGGAGGAACCAGGTAAAAGTGTTTTGCAAGTTTATATGGTTAGTTCGGACGTTCATCCTTAA
- the BBS5 gene encoding Bardet-Biedl syndrome 5 protein isoform X3: MQLRLGEFTVDKLDLIEDTKGNAGDTGKLIITNLRIIWHSSFLPKINLSIGYNTFITINTKTIHSLQGKHVQALHILASFRHCRYEFLFTNQDLKSTRHYTSVIGVYRAYVSSKIYREIKLRSGIINDKQLTLLPLETVHSTLQDIWNLSLEQGNVGTFIVTNIRLVWFADMNYQFNISIPYLIIANITVKNSKFGPTLVVTSTESSGGYILGFQVNPIQKLHTVHKEILMLLKAFEKSPIFGIDYTFEHEAPLQQLNVEQQSEIQDNQPEISNVFGYYFSEGSNQRKPSFSIYLGLAAEEPRETSTLQSLWELVRQT, translated from the exons ATGCAACTACGATTGGGCGAATTTACTGTTGATAAACTTGACTTAATAGAAGATACAAAAGGAAATGCAGGAGATACTGGAAAACTTATAATAACTAATCTCAGAATTATATGGCATTCTTCGTTTCTTCCCAAGATCAATCTAA GTATTGGCTATAACAcctttataacaataaatactAAAACTATACATAGT TTGCAAGGAAAGCATGTGCAAGCGTTACATATTTTAGCTTCCTTCCGACATTGCagatatgaatttttatttacaaatcaAGATTTAAAAAGTACAAGACATTATACATCTGTTATTGGTGTTTACAG AGCATATGTTTCATCAAAAATTTATCGAGAAATTAAATTGAGAAGTGGGATAATTAATGATAAACAATTAACATTACTACCACTGGAAACAGTTCATTCAACTTTGCAAGATATTTGGAATTTATCATTAGAACAG gGAAATGTTGGAACTTTTATTGTAACAAATATACGTTTAGTCTGGTTTGCTGATATGAATTATCAATTCAATATATCAATTCCTTATCTTATAATAGCAAAT attactgttaaaaattcaaaatttggTCCAACTCTAGTCGTTACTAGTACAGAATCCAGTGGAGGATATATATTAGGATTTCAAGTAAATCCTATCCAAAAACTTCATACTGttcataaagaaattttaatgttaTTAAAAGCGTTTGAAAAATCTCCTATTTTTGGTATTGATTATACATTTGAACATGAG GCTCCATTACAACAATTAAACGTAGAACAACAATCTGAGATACAAGACAATCAACCTGAAATTTCAAATGTGTTTGGCTATTATTTCTCTGAAGGTTCAAATCAAAGAAAACCTAGTTTTTCGATTTATTTAGGTCTTGCAGCAGAAGAACCTCGAGAAACTAGTACACTACAAAGCCTATGGGAACTTGTGCGTCAAACTTAA
- the Rab35 gene encoding RAS oncogene family member Rab35, whose protein sequence is MAREYDHLFKLLIIGDSGVGKSSLLLRFADNTFNGSYITTIGVDFKIQTVDIDGERVKLQIWDTAGQERFRTITSTYYRGTHGVIVVYDVTSGDSFANVKRWLHEIEQNCDVVNRVLVGNKNDAPNEKVVLTEDAQRFANQMGIQLFETSAKDNINVQEMFMAITRQVLRTKKERKERQAIQTSETVNLRKSTKQHKKKCC, encoded by the exons ATGGCCCGGGAATATGATCATTTATTTAAGCTTCTAATAATAGGAGATAGTG GAGTAGGTAAAAGTTCTCTGCTATTACGATTTGCTGACAATACTTTTAATGGCAGTTACATAACGACAATAGGAGTGGATTTTAAAATTCAAACTGTGGATATAGATGGTGAGAGAGTAAAGCTCCAAATTTGGGATACAGCTGGACAAGAACGTTTTCGGACAATAACTTCAACTTACTACAGGGGAACACATGGTGTTATAGTTGTGTATGATGTGACCAGTGGTGATTCTTTTGCTAATGTTAAAAGATGGTTACATGAAATCGAACAAAATTGTGATGTGGTCAACAGGGTACTTGTAGGAAATAAAAATGATGCACCTAATGAAAAGGTGGTATTAACAGAAGATGCACAAAGATTTGCTAATCAAATGGGAATTCAGTTATTTGAAACTTCTGCTAAAGACAATATAAATGTGCAAGAA ATGTTTATGGCTATAACACGGCAAGTATTAAGAAccaaaaaggaaaggaaggaacGACAAGCTATACAAACCAGTGAAACAGTCAAtttaagaaaaagcacaaaacaGCATAAAAAAAAGTGTTGTTAA
- the BBS5 gene encoding Bardet-Biedl syndrome 5 protein isoform X2, which yields MWQDNEVRFDVSYTHMQLRLGEFTVDKLDLIEDTKGNAGDTGKLIITNLRIIWHSSFLPKINLSIGYNTFITINTKTIHSLQGKHVQALHILASFRHCRYEFLFTNQDLKSTRHYTSVIGVYRAYVSSKIYREIKLRSGIINDKQLTLLPLETVHSTLQDIWNLSLEQGNVGTFIVTNIRLVWFADMNYQFNISIPYLIIANITVKNSKFGPTLVVTSTESSGGYILGFQVNPIQKLHTVHKEILMLLKAFEKSPIFGIDYTFEHEAPLQQLNVEQQSEIQDNQPEISNVFGYYFSEGSNQRKPSFSIYLGLAAEEPRETSTLQSLWELVRQT from the exons ATGTGGCAAGATAATGAAGTTCGATTCGATGTTTCTTACAC tcATATGCAACTACGATTGGGCGAATTTACTGTTGATAAACTTGACTTAATAGAAGATACAAAAGGAAATGCAGGAGATACTGGAAAACTTATAATAACTAATCTCAGAATTATATGGCATTCTTCGTTTCTTCCCAAGATCAATCTAA GTATTGGCTATAACAcctttataacaataaatactAAAACTATACATAGT TTGCAAGGAAAGCATGTGCAAGCGTTACATATTTTAGCTTCCTTCCGACATTGCagatatgaatttttatttacaaatcaAGATTTAAAAAGTACAAGACATTATACATCTGTTATTGGTGTTTACAG AGCATATGTTTCATCAAAAATTTATCGAGAAATTAAATTGAGAAGTGGGATAATTAATGATAAACAATTAACATTACTACCACTGGAAACAGTTCATTCAACTTTGCAAGATATTTGGAATTTATCATTAGAACAG gGAAATGTTGGAACTTTTATTGTAACAAATATACGTTTAGTCTGGTTTGCTGATATGAATTATCAATTCAATATATCAATTCCTTATCTTATAATAGCAAAT attactgttaaaaattcaaaatttggTCCAACTCTAGTCGTTACTAGTACAGAATCCAGTGGAGGATATATATTAGGATTTCAAGTAAATCCTATCCAAAAACTTCATACTGttcataaagaaattttaatgttaTTAAAAGCGTTTGAAAAATCTCCTATTTTTGGTATTGATTATACATTTGAACATGAG GCTCCATTACAACAATTAAACGTAGAACAACAATCTGAGATACAAGACAATCAACCTGAAATTTCAAATGTGTTTGGCTATTATTTCTCTGAAGGTTCAAATCAAAGAAAACCTAGTTTTTCGATTTATTTAGGTCTTGCAGCAGAAGAACCTCGAGAAACTAGTACACTACAAAGCCTATGGGAACTTGTGCGTCAAACTTAA
- the Ppa gene encoding F-box and leucine rich repeat protein partner of paired yields the protein MEESQLLMTELPALTPSRGTTLLHRSGHYYQLHQPHLAAIPTSPQNQGILYNSSNAPSHYTSGATTGLPVYAQGLSSRQQPQVTARGTVTVPSTHISCLYPEILALIFSYLEVRDKGRAAQVCTAWRDAAYYRSVWRGVEARLHLRKQAPALFASLVRRGVKRVQVLSLRRGLGDVLKGVPNLEALNLSGCYNITDVGLINAFCQEYATLIELNLSLCKQVSDISLGRIVQYLKNLEHLELGGCCNITNGGLLCIAWNLKKLKRLDLRSCWQVSDLGIAHLAGVNRESAGGNLALEHLSLQDCQRLSDEALRHVSIGLTTLKSINLSFCVCITDSGLKHLAKMSSLRELNLRSCDNISDIGMAYLAEGGSRISSLDVSFCDKIGDQALVHISQGLFNLKLLSLSACQISDEGICKIAKTLHDLETLNIGQCSRLTDKGLYTIAESMKHLKCIDLYGCTRISTNGLERIMKLPQLSTLNLGLWHVR from the coding sequence ATGGAGGAAAGTCAGCTGTTGATGACGGAACTTCCGGCATTGACGCCAAGTCGCGGCACAACGTTGCTTCATCGTTCAGGACATTATTATCAGTTACACCAGCCGCACCTGGCTGCGATACCGACGTCGCCGCAGAATCAGGGGATTCTTTACAACTCAAGTAACGCGCCGTCACATTATACCAGCGGTGCGACGACTGGCTTACCGGTGTACGCGCAAGGTCTTTCGTCGAGGCAACAACCGCAAGTAACTGCTCGTGGTACTGTCACAGTACCGAGCACGCATATCTCCTGCCTGTATCCTGAAATATTGGCGCTGATCTTTAGCTACCTGGAGGTCAGGGATAAAGGACGCGCTGCCCAAGTATGTACCGCGTGGAGAGACGCGGCATATTACCGGTCTGTCTGGCGAGGGGTTGAGGCCAGGTTACACCTAAGAAAGCAGGCCCCAGCATTATTTGCTAGTCTGGTAAGAAGAGGGGTAAAAAGGGTCCAGGTATTGTCATTGCGAAGAGGTCTCGGCGATGTTTTGAAAGGCGTGCCGAACTTGGAGGCCTTGAATCTTTCAGGTTGCTATAATATCACCGATGTAGGCTTAATCAACGCTTTCTGTCAAGAATATGCCACGCTTATCGAACTGAATCTTTCACTGTGCAAACAAGTGTCGGATATTTCTCTCGGTAGGATAGTGCAGTATTTAAAAAATCTCGAGCATTTAGAACTCGGTGGTTGCTGTAACATTACAAACGGAGGACTTCTCTGTATAGCATGGAATTTGAAAAAGTTAAAAAGACTCGATTTACGAAGCTGTTGGCAAGTATCTGATTTGGGTATCGCTCATTTGGCTGGTGTAAATCGAGAATCAGCCGGGGGAAATCTCGCGTTGGAGCATTTGAGTCTTCAAGATTGTCAACGGTTGAGCGACGAAGCCCTCAGGCACGTGTCGATCGGTTTAACTACCTTGAAATCCATTAACCTTTCGTTTTGTGTGTGCATCACCGATTCGGGGTTGAAACATCTGGCCAAGATGTCTAGCTTGCGCGAACTGAATCTTCGATCCTGCGATAATATCTCCGACATCGGTATGGCTTATCTCGCGGAAGGTGGCAGCAGGATTTCCTCGTTGGATGTATCGTTCTGCGACAAGATTGGAGATCAAGCGCTCGTTCACATTTCCCAAGGattgtttaatttaaaattactttCTCTCTCTGCCTGTCAAATCAGCGACGAAGGTATCTGTAAGATCGCAAAGACCTTGCACGATCTCGAAACACTGAACATCGGCCAGTGCAGCAGATTAACGGATAAAGGACTCTACACCATTGCCGAGAGTATGAAACATTTGAAATGTATCGATCTTTATGGATGCACCAGGATAAGTACCAACGGTCTAGAGAGGATTATGAAGTTGCCGCAATTGAGTACGTTAAATCTTGGTCTTTGGCACGTGCGGTGA
- the BBS5 gene encoding Bardet-Biedl syndrome 5 protein isoform X1 — MNKKYRVPFKKINLSKKCHMQLRLGEFTVDKLDLIEDTKGNAGDTGKLIITNLRIIWHSSFLPKINLSIGYNTFITINTKTIHSLQGKHVQALHILASFRHCRYEFLFTNQDLKSTRHYTSVIGVYRAYVSSKIYREIKLRSGIINDKQLTLLPLETVHSTLQDIWNLSLEQGNVGTFIVTNIRLVWFADMNYQFNISIPYLIIANITVKNSKFGPTLVVTSTESSGGYILGFQVNPIQKLHTVHKEILMLLKAFEKSPIFGIDYTFEHEAPLQQLNVEQQSEIQDNQPEISNVFGYYFSEGSNQRKPSFSIYLGLAAEEPRETSTLQSLWELVRQT, encoded by the exons atgaataaaaaatacagGGTTCCATTTAAAAAGAtcaatttgtcaaaaaaatg tcATATGCAACTACGATTGGGCGAATTTACTGTTGATAAACTTGACTTAATAGAAGATACAAAAGGAAATGCAGGAGATACTGGAAAACTTATAATAACTAATCTCAGAATTATATGGCATTCTTCGTTTCTTCCCAAGATCAATCTAA GTATTGGCTATAACAcctttataacaataaatactAAAACTATACATAGT TTGCAAGGAAAGCATGTGCAAGCGTTACATATTTTAGCTTCCTTCCGACATTGCagatatgaatttttatttacaaatcaAGATTTAAAAAGTACAAGACATTATACATCTGTTATTGGTGTTTACAG AGCATATGTTTCATCAAAAATTTATCGAGAAATTAAATTGAGAAGTGGGATAATTAATGATAAACAATTAACATTACTACCACTGGAAACAGTTCATTCAACTTTGCAAGATATTTGGAATTTATCATTAGAACAG gGAAATGTTGGAACTTTTATTGTAACAAATATACGTTTAGTCTGGTTTGCTGATATGAATTATCAATTCAATATATCAATTCCTTATCTTATAATAGCAAAT attactgttaaaaattcaaaatttggTCCAACTCTAGTCGTTACTAGTACAGAATCCAGTGGAGGATATATATTAGGATTTCAAGTAAATCCTATCCAAAAACTTCATACTGttcataaagaaattttaatgttaTTAAAAGCGTTTGAAAAATCTCCTATTTTTGGTATTGATTATACATTTGAACATGAG GCTCCATTACAACAATTAAACGTAGAACAACAATCTGAGATACAAGACAATCAACCTGAAATTTCAAATGTGTTTGGCTATTATTTCTCTGAAGGTTCAAATCAAAGAAAACCTAGTTTTTCGATTTATTTAGGTCTTGCAGCAGAAGAACCTCGAGAAACTAGTACACTACAAAGCCTATGGGAACTTGTGCGTCAAACTTAA
- the Secp43 gene encoding tRNA Selenocysteine associated protein isoform X2, whose amino-acid sequence MSIMDGWQPYMTESFIMNAFHKMGEQPQTVKVMRNRYTGEPAGYCFVHFPTDEMALDAMHKLNGKVIPGSNPAVRFRLNHASTTGKPTTEREFSIWVGDLSTDVDDYSLYRAFAAKYNSIRTAKVILDSSGFSKGYGFVRFANEEEQKNSLVTMNGYRGLGTKSLKICNAVPRPWNKLSGSTPPQSSSEYTPSNLNSDAYNYYDTSSYWNSYSAWQQGYYESEPTSDGYNSYISDQKPEEDELELIEHSVPIDIDKLNREIIEQDYNLWDALESSKWIPCDTLELCY is encoded by the exons ATGTCAATTATGGATGGGTGGC AACCATATATGACAGAAAGTTTTATAATGAATGCTTTTCATAAAATGGGAGAACAACCACAAACAGTTAAAGTAATGAGAAACCGTTACACTGGTGAACCTGCAGGTTATTGCTTTGTACATTTTCCAACTGACGAAATGGCACTTGATGCAATGCATAAATTAAATGGCAAAGTGATACCTGGTTCAAATCCA GCTGTAAGATTCCGATTAAATCATGCTAGTACCACAGGAAAACCAACAACAGAAAGAGAATTTAGTATTTGGGTTGGAGATTTATCAACAGATGTAGATGATTATTCTTTATATAGAGCATTTGCTGCTAAATATAATTCAATTAGAACAGCAAAAGTAATTTTAGACAGTTCTGGATTTAGTAAAGGATATGGTTTTGTCAGATTTGCTAATGAAGAAGAGCAGAAGAATAGTTTAGTTACTATGAATGGATATAGAGGATTAGGAacaaaatcattaaaaatttgCAATGCTGTTCCAAGGCCTTGGAATAAATTATCAGG GTCAACACCTCCACAATCATCATCAGAATATACACCATCAAATTTAAATTCAGATGCTTACAATTACTATGACACATCATCTTACTGGAACAGTTACAGTGCATGGCAACAAGGTTATTATGAAAGTGAACCTACATCAGATGGATATAATAGCTATATATCTGATCAAAAACCTGAAGAAGATGAATTGGAATTAATTG aaCATTCTGTTCCCATAGACATTGATAAACTTAATAGAGAAATAATAGAACAAGATTATAACTTGTGGGATGCATTAGAAAGTTCAAAATGGATACCATGTGATACCTTAGAATTATGTTATTAA